In Macadamia integrifolia cultivar HAES 741 chromosome 1, SCU_Mint_v3, whole genome shotgun sequence, a single window of DNA contains:
- the LOC122084279 gene encoding WD repeat-containing protein 26 homolog has product MGGVEDDEPPTKRVKVSSGELRSLLNNSSLIEPLVGSLGDSMARPLPSQGDEEMVGTKGVVKRVEFVRIITKALYSLGYEKSGALLEKESGIPLHSLVVNSFRQQVLDGNWDESVATLHKIGLTDETVVKASFLILEQKFFELLQKDKDMDALKTLRSEISPLCINTSRVHELSACIVSPSRRLLFGISSQDVVSANSRSILLGKLQKLLPPMVMIPERRLEHLVEQALNVQREACVFHNSLDSALSLYSDHQCGKDQIPSRTLQVLQEHRDEVWYLQFSHNGKYLASSSNDRSAIIWEVNEDGGVSLKHRLTGHQRPVLTVSWSPDDRQLLTCGMEEAIRRWDVSSGECLCAYEKAGVGLTSCGWLPDGKRVFSGMTDKSICMWDLDGKELECWKGLRTLKNSDMAITNDGKRIISTCRENAILLLDREGEVDRLIEENQAITSFSLSRDSKFLLINLLNQEIHLWSIDGDLKLVSKYKGHIRTRFIIRSCFGGFDEAFIASGSEDSQVYIWHRGTGELLETLSGHSGAVNCVSWNAANPHMLASASDDRTIRIWGLNRVNLKRKDAYSNGIIHHCNGGNIRANGE; this is encoded by the exons ATGGGAGGTGTAGAGGATGATGAACCACCCACAAAACGTGTGAAAGTATCCTCAGGTGAATTGAGGAGCCTCTTGAACAATTCGTCTCTAATAGAGCCCCTTGTCGGCTCTTTGGGAGACTCGATGGCTCGGCCTCTACCTTCACAAGGGGATGAAGAGATGGTTGGTACTAAAGGAGTTGTTAAAAGAGTAGAATTTGTCAGGATCATAACCAAAGCCTTGTACTCTCTTGGTTATGAGAAGAGTGGGGCTCTTCTAGAGAAAGAATCAGGAATACCTTTGCACTCTTTGGTGGTTAATTCGTTTAGGCAACAAGTGCTTGATGGAAATTGGGATGAGAGTGTGGCCACATTGCATAAAATTGGTCTTACTGATGAAACTGTTGTAAAAGCATCTTTCTTGATATTGGAGCAGAAATTCTTTGAGCTTTTACAGAAGGATAAAGATATGGATGCTTTGAAGACATTAAGGTCTGAGATTTCACCTCTTTGCATTAACACAAGTCGGGTGCATGAGCTCTCTGCCTGCATTGTGTCTCCTTCTCGCCGCTTATTATTTGGGATTTCCAGTCAAGATGTTGTGAGTGCAAATTCACGGTCAATTCTCTTGGGGAAATTACAGAAATTGCTTCCACCAATGGTTATGATACCTGAAAGAAGGTTAGAGCATCTAGTCGAGCAGGCTCTTAATGTGCAACGGGAAGCTTGTGTGTTTCACAACTCTTTGGATAGTGCACTGTCATTGTACTCTGATCATCAGTGTGGAAAGGATCAGATTCCTTCTCGTACTTTACAG GTCTTGCAGGAGCACCGTGATGAAGTCTGGTATTTGCAATTTTCACATAATGGGAAATACTTGGCTTCGTCATCTAATGATCGATCAGCGATTATATGGGAG GTTAATGAGGATGGTGGAGTCTCCTTGAAGCATAGACTAACTGGCCACCAGAGACCCGTGCTGACTGTTTCTTGGAGCCCTGATGACCGGCAGCTCCTCACCTGTGGAATGGAGGAAGCTATCAGACGTTGGGATGTGAGTTCTGGTGAATGTCTCTGTGCTTATGAAAAAGCTGGTGTTGGTTTGACCTCCTGTGGATGGCTTCCTGATGGGAAACGGGTATTCTCTGGTATGACTGACAAGAGTATTTGTATGTGGGATTTGGATGGTAAAGAGCTGGAGTGTTGGAAAGGGCTGCGGACACTGAAGAACTCAGACATGGCCATCACAAATGATGGGAAGAGGATTATAAGCACGTGCAGGGAAAATGCAATACTTCTGCTAGATAGGGAAGGAGAAGTTGATAGACTAATTGAAGAGAATCAAGCAATTACTTCATTCTCATTATCAAGGGACAGTAAGTTCTTGCTGATTAATCTTCTTAACCAAGAAATACATCTGTGGAGCATCGATGGTGATCTTAAGCTTGTCTCCAAGTACAAGGGTCACATACGCACTCGATTTATCATTAGGTCTTGCTTTGGTGGCTTTGACGAAGCCTTCATTGCCAGTGGAAGTGAAGATTCACAG GTATATATATGGCATAGAGGAACTGGAGAGCTCCTGGAGACGTTGTCTGGACACTCTGGAGCTGTTAATTGTGTTAGCTGGAATGCTGCCAACCCCCACATGTTGGCATCTGCGAGTGATGACCGTACAATTCGTATCTGGGGTTTAAATCGTGTTAACCTCAAGCGCAAGGACGCTTACAGTAATGGCATCATCCATCACTGCAATGGAGGAAACATAAGGGCAAATGGAgagtaa